A window of the Pogona vitticeps strain Pit_001003342236 chromosome 4, PviZW2.1, whole genome shotgun sequence genome harbors these coding sequences:
- the RNPEP gene encoding aminopeptidase B, giving the protein MAARDAASACSAASFQLRHLHLELRVDFGPAGSGHLQGSARLELTCLQDHARELVLDSHPSLEVESAGLAPVPPGNGCSHGEGREAASSLRPLAFQSRPFASYGSALHLTLPEPLTAGDTVVVEVAYRAGEGPGVCWLTPEQTAGKQKPYMYTQGQAVLNRSFFPCFDTPAVKSPYSAIIKVPEGFTAVMSAVTREKQKDNTFFFKMPHPIPSYLVALVVGDIVSAEVGPRSHVWAEPCLIKAAKKEYDGVIEEFLATGEKLFGPYVWERYDVLFMPPSFPFGGMENPCITFVTPCLLAGDRSLADVIIHEISHSWFGNLVTNAHWGEFWLNEGFTMYAQRRISTVLYGAAYTCLEAATGRALLRQHMDNTGENHPLNKLRVTIEPGVDPEDTYNETPYEKGYCFVSYLAHLVGDQSKFDGFLQAYVNQFKFQSITADNALEFYLDYFPALKKQGVASIPGFEFDRWLNTPGWPPYLPDLSPGEELMKPAENLAELWASPDHNMEAIRAVDISAWKTFQLVYFLDKILQKSPLPDGRVEEMSALYPRISKAENAELRLRWCQIVLKNNHEAEFGKVKEFLRSQGKQKYTLPIYRAMVNGSETAQALANETFSSTAPQLHVNVQNYVKKILGLKTEGS; this is encoded by the exons ATGGCGGCTCGGGACGCGGCGTCGGCGTGCAGCGCGGCTTCCTTCCAGCTGCGGCACTTGCACCTGGAGCTGCGCGTGGACTTCGGGCCGGCCGGCTCCGGGCATCTGCAAGGCTCGGCGCGCCTGGAGCTGACCTGCCTGCAGGATCATGCCCGCGAGCTCGTGCTGGATTCGCACCCGAGCCTGGAGGTGGAGAGCGCCGGGCTGGCGCCGGTGCCGCCAGGGAACGGCTGCAGCCACGGAGAGGGCCGCGAAGCCGCCTCGTCGCTGCGCCCGCTCGCCTTCCAGAGCCGCCCCTTCGCCAGCTACGGCTCCGCGCTACACCTCACTCTGCCCGAGCCTCTTACGGCCGGAGACACGGTCGTGGTGGAGGTCGCCTATCGAGCCGGAGAAGGGCCCGGG GTGTGTTGGCTTACTCCTGAGCAGACAGCAGGGAAGCAGAAGCCCTATATGTACACTCAAGGCCAGGCTGTTCTGAATAGATCCTTCTTCCCTTGCTTTGACACCCCTGCAGTTAAAAGTCCATACTCAGCTATTATAAAG GTCCCTGAAGGTTTCACAGCTGTGATGAGTGCAGTTACACGCGAGAAGCAGAAGGACAACACATTCTTTTTCAAGATGCCTCATCCCATCCCTTCTTACTTGGTTGCCCTGGTGGTTGGTGACATTGTTTCAGCTGAAGTGGGACCCAG GAGTCATGTATGGGCTGAGCCCTGCCTgataaaggctgcaaagaaagAATATGATGGTGTGATTGAAGAGTTTCTTGCTACTGGAGAGAAGCTTTTTGGGCCATATGTATGGGAAAG GTATGACGTTCTCTTTATGCCACCCTCTTTTCCTTTTGGAGGAATGGAGAACCCCTGCATCACCTTTGTGACACCATGCCTGCTGGCCGGTGATCGTTCCTTGGCGGATGTCATCATCCATGAGATCTCACACAGCTGGTTTGGCAACCTGGTCACCAATGCCCATTGGGGGGAATTCTGGCTCAACGAGGGCTTCACGATGTATGCGCAAAGGCGGATCTCGACGGTTCTGTATG GTGCTGCTTACACTTGCTTGGAGGCTGCTACAGGGAGGGCTTTGCTTCGGCAACACATGGACAACACTGGAGAAAATCATCCTCTCAACAAGCTCAGAGTGACAATAGAGCCAG GTGTTGATCCTGAGGACACCTATAATGAAACCCCTTATGAAAAGGGCTACTGCTTTGTCTCCTATCTTGCCCACCTGGTGGGAGACCAAAGCAAATTTGACGGTTTCCTACAG GCTTATGTGAACCAATTCAAATTTCAGAGTATCACGGCTGATAATGCTCTGGAGTTCTACTTGGACTATTTCCCAGCCCTGAAGAAGCAAGGCGTGGCAAGTATTCCAG GTTTTGAGTTTGATCGGTGGCTGAACACGCCTGGTTGGCCTCCCTACCTTCCTGACCTTTCACCTGGAGAGGAACTGATGAAGCCAGCTGAGAATCTGGCAGAGCTCTGGGCATCCCCTGACCACAATATGGAAGCAATCAGAGCAGTAGATATCTCTGCTTGGAAAACCTTCCAGCTGGTCTATTTCTTGGATAAGATCTTGCAGAAATCCCCTTTGCCAGATG GACGTGTGGAGGAGATGAGTGCCTTGTATCCAAGAATCTCCAAGGCAGAAAATGCAGAGCTACGTCTTCGTTGGTGCCAGATTGTGCTCAAGAACAATCATGAGGCTGAGTTTGGCAAAGTGAAAGAATTCCTTCGCAGCCAG